The genomic window GCACGCCGCCCGCCGCGTGGAGCTGGCCCGGGCCCTGCTGCGCGAGTCGGCCGGTGACCCCGCCGCCGAGGCCACCGCGCTGCACCTGCTGCGCTGTGCGCTCACCGAGACGGTGCAGGCCGACGAGGCCGCGGCGGTGTCGCGCCGGTTCACCGAGCTCGCCACCCGGCGCGGCGACGGCGACCTGCTGCAGCTGGACGCCTGGTGGTCGGCGGGGATGGCGCTGGCCCGGGGCGACGCGGACGGGGCGCGCCGCCTGGCCGACGCCGCCGTCCGCGAGGCACCGACCACCTCCCCGGCCGCCGCCGACGTGACCCGGACGTCCCGGCAGACGATCGAGGGGATCGCGGCCTGGCACGAGCGGCGGATGGGCTCGCTGGTGCCCGAGATCGTCGACCTCGCCGCGACCGTCGACGCCAACTGGCTGGCGATCCTGGCCCTGGCGCACGCCCAGGCGGGCCGGCGCGAGCGGGCGCAGGCCGTCGTCGAGCGGTGGCTCACCCTCCCGGCGCACGGCGTCCGGGAGCCGGTGCAGACCGTGTTGCTCGCCGACACCGCCCTGGAGCTCGGCGACCGCGACCTCGCCGCGCCGCTGCTGCCGGCACTGGAGGGCTACGGGGACACCGTGGTGGTGCTGTGGGCCGGGACGACGGTCCTCGGGCCGGCCGCGCTCTACCGCGGCGGCGTGCTCGGGCTGCTCGGCCGCCCGGGCGCGGGGGCGGAGCTGCGGCGGGCGCTGGAGATCTGCGAGACCTTCGGCTTCGCGCCGTTCGCCGACCGCGCCCGCACGCTGCTCGGCCGGTACGGCTGACCGGTGCCCGTGCACGTCCGCGGAGGTGCACGGGGGATCAGCCGGAGGCGCGGGCCCGGCCCTCGGCGCGGGCCTTGACCCCGGCGCAGAACTGGCGGAACGACGGGTTGAGGTCCGGCGTCGCGCGCTCGGTCACCCAGGCCAGCGGGCCGGTCTGGTCCTCGCGGACGGTGAGCACCGTGCCGCCGTCGTCCTGCGCGTCGAGCTGGTACGTGCGCTCGATGACGGCCAGGCCCAGCGGCAGCCCGCCGCGCCAGCGCATCACCTCCCGCGGCCGCAGCTCGGTGACGGTGACCGTGAACGGGCGGCTGCGGATCATCGTGGCGTAGAGCGTCAGCTGCTCCCCCAGCGCGACGCGGCCCTCGACCCGGTCGACGCCGGAGTCCCAGTCGCGCCACGAGCCGACGTCGACCAGGTCCCGCCAGACCTCCTCCGGGCTCGCGTCGATCCGGACCGTCGCCTCGTAGCTCCTCATCGGACCTCCCGGGTCGAGTCTGCCCGCGGTGGTCGGGCCGGGCCAGGGCCGCGCAGCCGGAACGGCCGGTCCACGGCGAGCGGCCGGCGCGCCCACTCCACCAGCCCGGCGACGTCGACCCCGTGCGGCGGTGCCGCCGAGTACGGCGCCACGTTGCCCGCGCCCCGCTCGACCAGCCGGGCGGCGCCGCGGTCGTTGCCCCGCGCGGCGTGGGTGAGGCCGACGGCGAGCTGGGCCAGCCCCCGCCACAGCTGTCGCTCCTCCTCGGGCGCGGCCTTCCAAGCGTCCTCGAGCACCTCGTGGGCGTGGAACGGGCGGCCGGCGTCGAGCAGTCGCTGGGCCTCGGTGAGCGCCTCGTCCGGCGTGCGCGGCACCCCCTCCGGCGCCCGCTCCTCGCCGACGGCGCCGCGGGGCAGCGGGCGGCCGAGGGCGTCGCGGGGGCGGGCGTTGCGGGCCCGCCCGGCGACGTCGCGGTCGCGCGGGGAAACCACCGGGGCATCCTCCCGCGAACACCGGGCGACGGCGCGCTGCAGGTCCGCGGAGGACTTGTCACCGGGGCCGTGTAGTGCCTGGATGACAGACGAGGACGGCCCCCCGCGCGGAGCCGCCCCCGCACCGACCCGCGGTCGCCCCGGCGACCGGTCCGGACCTGGAGGGGGGTGGGCCCCGTGGCCCCTGCCGTGGAGGAGCGCACCGCACTCGACCTCGAGACCGCCGTCGACACCGTCACCGCCGGCGCGCTGCGGCCGGGCCCGGGCGGCTCGGTCGGCCTGGAACTCGAGGCGCACCTGGTCGACCTCGACGCCCCGGCCGAGCGCGTGCCCTGGGCGCGGGTGACCGCCGCGCTGGCCGCGCTGCCCGCCCTCCCGGGCGGCAGCCGGGTCACCCTGGAGCCCGGCGGCCAGGTCGAGCTGTCGGGACCGCCGCTACCGGGTGCCGCCGCCGCGGTCGGGGCGCTGCGGGCCGACCGCGCGGTCCTCGCCGCCGCGCTGGCGGCCGCCCGGCTGGGCCTGGCGCCGGTCGGCGCCGACCCGCTGCGCCGGCCGGCCCGCGTCAGCCCCGCCCCGCGCTACCGCGCGATGGAGCGGCACTTCTCCGCCGTCGGCTGCGGCGCCGCGGGGACGGCGATGATGACAGCGACGGCGTCGCTGCAGGTCAACCTGGACGCCGGCCCGCGCGGCGGGGAGAGCCGGCGGGTGGCGCTGGCCCACCGGATCGGCCCGGTGCTGGTCGCCGTCTCCGCGTGCTCGCCGCTGCTCGGCGGCCGGGCGACCGGGTGGCGCTCGTCGCGGCAGCAGGTGTGGGGCGCGCTGGACCAGGCGCGATGCGGTCCGCTGCTCGGCGGCGACGACCCGGCCGGCGAGTGGGCGCACTACGCGCTGGCCGCGCCGGTGATGCTCGTCCGCGACCCGGACACCGGCGCCGCCGAGCCGGTGCTGACCCGCACCCGCTTCGCCGACTGGGTGACCGGCGCGGTCCCGCTGGGCGGGCGCCGCCCCACCGCGGCGGACCTCGACTACCACCTGTCCACGCTCTTCCCGCCGGTGCGGCTGCGCGGCTACCTGGAGATCCGCTACCTCGACGCCGCACCCGAGCCCTGGTGGCCGGCGCTGGCCGCCGTCACCACCGCCCTGCTCGACGACGCCCGCGCCGCCGACGCCGCGGCCGAGGCCACCGCTCCGGTGGCCGGCGCCTGGGACCGTGCCGCCCGCGACGGGCTGGCCGACCGCGACCTGCGCACCGCCGCGGTGCGCTGCCTGGCCGCCGCGCTGGCCGTCGTCGACCCGTCCCTGCGGCCGGAGGTGGAGGCGCTGGCCGCGCTCGCCGAGGCCGGCCGCTCCCCCGGTGACGCGCTGCCCGGCGACCCGGCCGCCGCCCTCCTGGCCGCCACCGAGATCCCGGAGGTCCACCCGTGACCGCCCTGCGCGAGCAGCTCGCCCTCGACCTGGAGACCGCCCGGCGGCGGACGCTCCTGCTCACCGACCACGACGAGCCCGAGCTGCTGCGCCAGCACACCCCGCTGCTGAGCCCGCTGGTCTGGGACCTCGCGCACGTCGCGCAGCAGGAGGACCTGTGGCTGCTGCGCGGCGGCGACGCCCGCCGCCCGGGCCTGCTGCCGCCCGCGGTGGAGGCGCTCTACGACGCGTTCGCCCAGCCGCGGGCGGTGCGCGCGCGGCTGCCGCTGCTGCCACCGGTCGAGGCGCGCGCGTTCGGCCGCGAGGTGCGGGGGCGGGTGCTCGACCGGCTGGAGCGGCTCGGTCCCGATGACGATCCGTTCGACGTCGCCATGGTCGTCAGCCACGAGCAGCAGCACGACGAGACGATGCTGCAGGCGCTGGCCGTCCGCACCGGCCCGCCGCTGCTCGGGGAGGGCAGTCCGCTGCCGCCCGGGCGGCCGGGCGTGGCCGGCACGTCGGTGCTCGTCCCGGGCGGTCCGTTCGTGCTCGGGGTCGACGCCGACCACGAGCCGTTCTCGCTGGACAACGAGCGGCCCGCGCACGTCGTCGACGTGCCCGCCTTCCGCATCGGCCGGGTGCCGGTCACCAACGGCGAGTACGCGGCCTTCGTGGCAGACGGTGGCTACGACACCCCGCGCTGGTGGTCGGACCGCGGCTGGGCGCACCGGCAGGAGGCCGGGCTGCAGCGCCCGCACTACTGGAGCCCGACCGGCGCGGTGCGCACCCGCTTCGGCGTCCTCGAGGAGATCCCGCCCGACGAGCCGGTCCAGCACGTCACGTTCTTCGAGGCCGAGGCCTACGCCGCCTGGGCAGGGGCCAGCAGGGCCGCCTGGGCCGGCGCCCGGCTGCCCACCGAGGCCGAGTGGGAGAAGGCCGCGGTGTGGGACCCGGCGGCCGGCCGCCGCAGGCGCTGGCCGTGGGGCGACGCCGACCCCACACCGGCGCTGGCCAACCTCGGCGGCTCGGCGCTGCGACCCGCGCCGGTGGGCGCCTATCCCGGTGGCGCGTCGGCGGTCGGCGCGGAGCAGATGATCGGCGACGTCTGGGAGTGGACGTCGTCGGGCTTCGAGGCCTGGCCCGGGTTCACGCCGATGCTCTACGCCGACTACTCCGCACCGTTCTTCGGCGGCGACTACCAGGTCCTGCGCGGCGGCGCGTGGTCGGTGGAGCCCTCGATCCTGCGGCCGAGCTTCCGCAACTGGGACCACCCCGTCCGCCGGCAGGTGTTCAGCGGGTTCCGGCTCGCCTGGTCGGTGGGCTGATGTGCCGCCACCTGGCCTGGCTGGGCCGTCCGCGGTCGCTGTCCTCGCTGGTGCTCGAGCCGCCGTCGTCGCTGCTGGTGCAGTCGTGGGCGCCGCGGCGGCAGCGGTACGGCACCGTCAACGCCGACGGCTGGGGCGTGGGGTTCTGGGCCCCGGGCCGCGAGGGACCGGCGCGGTGGCGGTCGGCCCGGCCGCTGTGGGGTGACCCGTCGTTCGCCTCGGTGGCGCCGGTGCTGGTGTCCGGGTGCGTGGTGGCCGCCGTCCGCTCGGCGACGGTCGGCATGCCGCTGGAGGAGAGCGCCGTCGCGCCGTTCACCGACGGCCGCTGGCTGCTGTCGCACAACGGCCGGGTGGACCGCGCCGTCCTGCCGCCGGTGCGCGACGCCGAGTCCACCGTGGACAGCGCGCTGCTCGCCGCGCTGGTCTCCTCCCGCGGCGTCGACCGGCTGGGCGAGACGGTGCGTGAGGTCGGTGCCGCCGATCCCGCCGCCCGGCTCAACCTGCTCGCCGCCGACGGCACCCGGCTGCTGGCCACCACCTGGGGCGACACGCTCTCCGCGCTGGTCACCGGCGAGGGGACGGCGCTGGCCAGCGAGCCGTGGGACGACGACCCCGCCTGGACCGACGTCCCCGACCGCTCGCTGGTCGAGGTGACCCCCGACGGCCTGACCGTCACCGCCTTGGCCTGACCCGCCCCGAGCAGAGGAGATCCGTGACGACCGCCCGCCACCTCGCCCCCTCCGATCCCGCGGCCGCGCTGCGCGCCGACGTCCTCGCCGGGCTGACCGCGACGCCGAGGTGGCTGCCGCCGCGCTGGTTCTACGACGCGCGCGGCAGCGAGCTGTTCGACGAGATCACCCGGCTGCCCGAGTACTACCCGACCCGGGCCGAGCGGGCGGTGCTCGAGGCGCACGCGGACGAGATGGCCCGGGCCTGCGGCGCCGACGTGCTCGTCGAGCTCGGCAGCGGCACCTCGGAGAAGACCCGGCTGCTGCTCGACGCGCTCACCCGGGCCGGGACGCTGCGGCGGTTCGTCCCCTTCGACGTCGACCCGACCGTGCTCGAGGCGGCCGGAGCGGCGATCGGTGGCGAGTACCCGGGCGTCGCCGTCGACGCCGTGGTCGGGGACTTCACCGAGCACCTGGCCCTGCTGCCCCGCTCGGGACGGCGGCTGGTGGCGTTCCTCGGCTCCACGATCGGCAACCTCGAGCCCGGCCCGCGGGCGGCGTTCCTCGCCGAGCTGGCCGGCACGCTGGCCCCCGGCGACGCCTTCCTGCTCGGCACCGACCTGGTCAAGGACCCCGGCCGGCTGGTCCGCGCCTACGACGACGCCGCCGGCGTGACCGCCGCGTTCAACCGCAACGTGCTGGCCGTGGTCGACCGCGAGCTCGGCGCCGACTTCGACCCGGCCGCGTTCGACCACGTGGCGCTGTGGGACGCCGAGCACGAGTGGATCGAGATGCGGCTGCGGTCACGGACCGACCAGGTCGTCACCGTGGCGGCGCTGGACCTGACGGTGCGCTTCGCCGCGGGCGAGGACCTGCGCACCGAGATCTCGGCCAAGTTCCGCCGCGCCGGGGTGGAGGCCGAGCTGGCCGCGGCCGGGTTGCGGATGACGCACTGGTGGACCGATCCGGCCGGCGACGTCGCCGTCTCCCTCTCGAGCAAGGACCTCCCTGCCCCCCACCCCTCGCACGCCCGGGGCGGGTCCCGGCAGGGAGGCCGTCACGACGACATCTGAGAGACCGCATCCGGACCTGCGGGGACGCGCGAAGGGGAGGTGTCAGCACCCCCAGATCCCGGAGGAACCCGTGACCCGGACCCGCACCCTCGGCATCCCCGTCGTCGGCATCCCCGTCGTCGGCATGGCCACCGTCGCCGGCACCGGCGCGCTGCTCGCGCTCGGCGTCGCCCCGGCCTCGGCGGCCGACACCGCCACCGTCTCCGTGCTGCACGCCGTCCCGGACACCCCGGTGGACGTGTACGCCAACGGCGAGCGGCTCCTCGACGACTTCCAGCCCGGCACGCTCACCGACCCGCTCTCGCTGCCGGCCGGCTCCTACGACCTCGCGCTCTTCCCGCCGACGCCCCGACGGCTCGGGCACGCCGCTGCTGTCGGCGAACGGCGTCGCGGTGCCCGCCGGCGCGAACGCCACCGTGGCCGCCCACCTGACGGCCGACGGCCGGCCCGCGCTCACGCCGTTCGTCAACGACACCTCGGCGGTGCCCGCGGGACAGGGCCGGGTCGTCGTGCGGCACGTCGCCGCGGCGCCCGCCGTGGACGTCCGCGCCGGCGGCCAGGTCGTCGCGCCGGCCTGAGCAACCCGGACGAGGCGGCGCTCGAGGTGCCGGCCGGCACGGTCAGCGCCGACGTCGTCCTCGCCGGCACCTCCACGGTCGCGCTCGGCCCGGCCGACCTGGCCGTGACCGAGGGCGCCACGACGATCGTCTACGCCTGGGGCTCGCAGGACGCCGGCTTCGAGCTCGCGGTCCAGACGATCGGCGGCGGGCACTCCGCGCCCTCCGGCGTCCCGGGCGGCACCGCTGGTCTGGCGGACGACAGCCTGCCCCTGCCGCTGCTCGGCCTGTCCGCGCTCGGGCTGGCCGGTGCGGGGCTGGCCGCGCGCCGGCTCGCCACGACGCGGGCCTGACGGCCGTGCGTCCCGCCGCTGCCGGCGTTGCCCTGGGCCTCGCCCTCGCCGTGGGCGTGCCCGCGACGTGGGCGCTGACCCGGCCGCCGGCAGCGGCGGGCCCCCCGGTCGAGCAGGTGCTCCCCGCGCCGTCGGCCACCCCTCCCGCTCCCCGGACCCCGGCGTCCCCGTCCGTGACGCCGCCCCGG from Geodermatophilus normandii includes these protein-coding regions:
- the egtD gene encoding L-histidine N(alpha)-methyltransferase, which gives rise to MTTARHLAPSDPAAALRADVLAGLTATPRWLPPRWFYDARGSELFDEITRLPEYYPTRAERAVLEAHADEMARACGADVLVELGSGTSEKTRLLLDALTRAGTLRRFVPFDVDPTVLEAAGAAIGGEYPGVAVDAVVGDFTEHLALLPRSGRRLVAFLGSTIGNLEPGPRAAFLAELAGTLAPGDAFLLGTDLVKDPGRLVRAYDDAAGVTAAFNRNVLAVVDRELGADFDPAAFDHVALWDAEHEWIEMRLRSRTDQVVTVAALDLTVRFAAGEDLRTEISAKFRRAGVEAELAAAGLRMTHWWTDPAGDVAVSLSSKDLPAPHPSHARGGSRQGGRHDDI
- the egtB gene encoding ergothioneine biosynthesis protein EgtB; amino-acid sequence: MTALREQLALDLETARRRTLLLTDHDEPELLRQHTPLLSPLVWDLAHVAQQEDLWLLRGGDARRPGLLPPAVEALYDAFAQPRAVRARLPLLPPVEARAFGREVRGRVLDRLERLGPDDDPFDVAMVVSHEQQHDETMLQALAVRTGPPLLGEGSPLPPGRPGVAGTSVLVPGGPFVLGVDADHEPFSLDNERPAHVVDVPAFRIGRVPVTNGEYAAFVADGGYDTPRWWSDRGWAHRQEAGLQRPHYWSPTGAVRTRFGVLEEIPPDEPVQHVTFFEAEAYAAWAGASRAAWAGARLPTEAEWEKAAVWDPAAGRRRRWPWGDADPTPALANLGGSALRPAPVGAYPGGASAVGAEQMIGDVWEWTSSGFEAWPGFTPMLYADYSAPFFGGDYQVLRGGAWSVEPSILRPSFRNWDHPVRRQVFSGFRLAWSVG
- a CDS encoding DUF4397 domain-containing protein; amino-acid sequence: MPAGANATVAAHLTADGRPALTPFVNDTSAVPAGQGRVVVRHVAAAPAVDVRAGGQVVAPA
- the egtC gene encoding ergothioneine biosynthesis protein EgtC, with translation MCRHLAWLGRPRSLSSLVLEPPSSLLVQSWAPRRQRYGTVNADGWGVGFWAPGREGPARWRSARPLWGDPSFASVAPVLVSGCVVAAVRSATVGMPLEESAVAPFTDGRWLLSHNGRVDRAVLPPVRDAESTVDSALLAALVSSRGVDRLGETVREVGAADPAARLNLLAADGTRLLATTWGDTLSALVTGEGTALASEPWDDDPAWTDVPDRSLVEVTPDGLTVTALA
- a CDS encoding SRPBCC domain-containing protein; this encodes MRSYEATVRIDASPEEVWRDLVDVGSWRDWDSGVDRVEGRVALGEQLTLYATMIRSRPFTVTVTELRPREVMRWRGGLPLGLAVIERTYQLDAQDDGGTVLTVREDQTGPLAWVTERATPDLNPSFRQFCAGVKARAEGRARASG
- a CDS encoding DUF309 domain-containing protein, with product MVSPRDRDVAGRARNARPRDALGRPLPRGAVGEERAPEGVPRTPDEALTEAQRLLDAGRPFHAHEVLEDAWKAAPEEERQLWRGLAQLAVGLTHAARGNDRGAARLVERGAGNVAPYSAAPPHGVDVAGLVEWARRPLAVDRPFRLRGPGPARPPRADSTREVR
- the egtA gene encoding ergothioneine biosynthesis glutamate--cysteine ligase EgtA, yielding MAPAVEERTALDLETAVDTVTAGALRPGPGGSVGLELEAHLVDLDAPAERVPWARVTAALAALPALPGGSRVTLEPGGQVELSGPPLPGAAAAVGALRADRAVLAAALAAARLGLAPVGADPLRRPARVSPAPRYRAMERHFSAVGCGAAGTAMMTATASLQVNLDAGPRGGESRRVALAHRIGPVLVAVSACSPLLGGRATGWRSSRQQVWGALDQARCGPLLGGDDPAGEWAHYALAAPVMLVRDPDTGAAEPVLTRTRFADWVTGAVPLGGRRPTAADLDYHLSTLFPPVRLRGYLEIRYLDAAPEPWWPALAAVTTALLDDARAADAAAEATAPVAGAWDRAARDGLADRDLRTAAVRCLAAALAVVDPSLRPEVEALAALAEAGRSPGDALPGDPAAALLAATEIPEVHP